DNA from Cupriavidus necator N-1:
CCGCTGGCGCCGCCACCGCGTGAAGCGCAAGACCGGCAACGTGGCCGACTTCTGCCGCCGCTGGGGCAGCAAGTACCGCTACATGGTGGTGCTCGATGCCGACAGCGTGATGAGCGGCGACTGCCTGGCCACGCTGGTACGGCTGATGGAAGCCAACCCCGGCGCGGGCATCATCCAGTCCGCCCCCCTGGCAGTGGGCCGCGAGACCCTGTACGCGCGCGTGCAGCAGTTCGCCACGCGCGTGTACGGGCCGCTGTTCACGGCCGGCCTGCATTACTGGCAGCTGGGTGAATCGCACTACTGGGGCCATAACGCCATCATCCGCGTGCACCCGTTCATCGAGCACTGCGCGCTGGCGCCGCTGCCCGGCCGCGGCCCGCTGTCGGGTGAGATCCTGTCGCACGACTTTGTCGAAGCCGCGCTGATGCGCCGTGCCGGCTGGGGCGTGTGGATCGCCTACGACCTGGAAGGCTCGTACGAAGAACTGCCGCCCAACCTGCTGGACGAGGTCAAGCGCGACCGCCGCTGGTGCCAGGGCAACCTGATGAATTTCCGGCTGTGGCTCAAGCAGGGCTTCCACGTGGTGCACCGCGCGGTGTTCCTGACCGGCATCATGGCCTACCTGTCGGCGCCGCTGTGGCTGCTGTTCCTGCTGCTGTCCACGGCGATGCTGGCCAAGCATGCGCTGGTGCCGCCGGAGTATTTCACGCAGCAATACCAGCTATTCCCGACCTGGCCCGAATGGCATCCGGAGAAGGCGCTGGCCTTGTTCTCTGCCACGGCCACGCTGCTGTTCCTGCCCAAGCTGGCCAGCGTGGTGCTGCTGATGAAGCAGGCGCGGCGTTATGGCGGGGCGGTGCAGCTGATTGCCAGCATGCTGATCGAGGTGCTGCTGTCCGCGCTGCTGGCGCCCACGCGCATGCTGTTCCATACCAAGTTCGTGATCGCCGCATACAGCGGCTGGGGCATCTCGTGGAAGTCGCCCCCGCGCGAAGACACCGAGACCACCTGGGGCGAAGCGTTCCGCCGCCACGGCTGGCACACCGCGCTGGGCCTGGCTTGGGGTGGTCTGGTGTACTGGCTGAACCCGTCCTACGTGCTGTGGTTGTTGCCGATCGTGGGCTCGCTGGCGCTGTCGATCCCGTTGTCGGTGATGCTGTCGCGGGTGTCGTTCGGTCGTGCCTCGCGCAATGCGGGCCTCTTCATGATCCCTGAGGAGACGCAGGTACCGCGGGAAATCGTCGAGACGCAACAGCATGTCGAAGCCGCGGCCGAAACGCCTGACTTTGTCGACGCCGTGGTGGACCCGGTTACCAATGCGCTGATGTGCGCGACCGCCACGCCGCGCGTGGTGCAGCCGGAATCGGCCCGCAGGCGCCATGAGGCCCTGGTCGAGCATGCGCTCACGCATGGCCCGCGCGCGCTGACCCCCGCGCAGAAGCATGTGCTGCTGGGCAATCCGTTTGCA
Protein-coding regions in this window:
- the mdoH gene encoding glucans biosynthesis glucosyltransferase MdoH codes for the protein MELHLTPRLKQRPAKAAACERYVDRLPVSPEVRSELLADGAPATPVAPVTPVASVAPVIAVTADGRDAQDAITRLQSRLAAKDTPPAQGGSAYASVGRRFTMAYGNPQVDGAPLLQRREDGTVKVDTGPEPERSSMVPRQWPPHIVTGWLRNTWRHMLGRPPVPETWDTLHDGPDAEGKWHPAGSHRRWFLLGLVVIQTVLATYFMSNVLPYHGADPLEIAILVLFAVLFSWVSAGFWTAMMGFLVLAKGGDRHLISRSAAPDGPIAPEARTAIIMPICNEDVTRVFAGLRATYESLARTSHLSNFDFIVLSDSGNPDLRTAEHDAWMELCRAVGGFGRIFYRWRRHRVKRKTGNVADFCRRWGSKYRYMVVLDADSVMSGDCLATLVRLMEANPGAGIIQSAPLAVGRETLYARVQQFATRVYGPLFTAGLHYWQLGESHYWGHNAIIRVHPFIEHCALAPLPGRGPLSGEILSHDFVEAALMRRAGWGVWIAYDLEGSYEELPPNLLDEVKRDRRWCQGNLMNFRLWLKQGFHVVHRAVFLTGIMAYLSAPLWLLFLLLSTAMLAKHALVPPEYFTQQYQLFPTWPEWHPEKALALFSATATLLFLPKLASVVLLMKQARRYGGAVQLIASMLIEVLLSALLAPTRMLFHTKFVIAAYSGWGISWKSPPREDTETTWGEAFRRHGWHTALGLAWGGLVYWLNPSYVLWLLPIVGSLALSIPLSVMLSRVSFGRASRNAGLFMIPEETQVPREIVETQQHVEAAAETPDFVDAVVDPVTNALMCATATPRVVQPESARRRHEALVEHALTHGPRALTPAQKHVLLGNPFALARLHELVWGSPLADAGWKDTRILVRRAANVLPLRPRAA